In Streptomyces capitiformicae, one genomic interval encodes:
- a CDS encoding type I polyketide synthase encodes MPTDSSPLDIHGIRDFLLSRLAESLGVPRDEVDPRAPLHRLGLDSVKATALVTALSEFLGRTVPVTLVWDHPTPEELCRALAKGPDDTGAAADGATRPARTYGPQEPVALVGIGCRLPGAPDPASYWRLLVDGGDAVDRVRSARRALGPDDVAASFRWGGYLDDIDMFDPLFFGISPREAVAMDPQQRLVLELAWEALEDAGVPPGSLVGSDTGVFMGSSWSDYAAMAHQSGFRQDIGPHTATGTHDSIIANRVSYTLGLQGPSMAVDTACSASLVAVHLACQAIRSGESELVLAGGVNLSFFTDHFLAMDQIGALSSDGRIKAFDARADGAVRSEGAAVVVLAPLRVALERGLPVYCLIRGSAVNNDGLSNGLTAPNPRAQEALLRTAYRRAGVAPDLVDYVECHGTGTPLGDPIEAKALGTVLGRGRAPEDALRIGSVKTNIGHLEPAAGIAGLVKVALALRNGVLPASLHYTSPNPRIPFAEAGLRVQDRTTLWPRRSDVRRAGVSAFGFGGTNCHVVAEEFPQTENSLLLLGEDSAQALADRVTALRAELDDDTPADLPALCREESGTRGSGRFRLAATADDRAELRAQLDAFTAGRPHPGLATGEGGEGRPRVAFLCSGTGSQWVGMGRRLLAGMPAFRRSLLRSDARIRELAGFSVVDELLADAAHARLDDMEIVQPLLFSVQIGLADAWRSLGVEPDVVLGQSIGEFAAAHVAGALDFEDATLLAVHHARLVQRLAVGRGDTMVVAADEERVAPHLAAVGGDLTVAGHNGPTSLLVSGGSAELQALTELLTAEGVTCHRVRMGYASHSPQVEPVLEPLRAALEGIRPVRPRVPLISTVTGELIGPDDLLGPEYWTRNVRSGTKLMRAVFTLAEQGVDAVVELSPHPVLLKPVRETLDEREVRCLPSLQRGVDDGRSMFRTLGELHAAGLPVTVGPSVSGTRGRHLEPGRRAALTHAGQASVPTERMQLVPVTAHSEQALLDSCRALSQHVERDGGLWLPDLAHTLAERRTHHRHRVAILARDRQDLLDGLARVSAKEPDLAVTRGVVEGHRERRVAFVFSGSGTQWPGMGRELLQWHTGFRERMEECDAAVRTVTGWSVLDEMLAPPQTSRLYDGDIQQPVLFALQVSLARLWTDLGVAPVALVGHSVGEVAAACVGGALSLQDGARIAAARSHLIQHEAGRGAMIVVEWSEDLLPLLARYEGEASIAAYNSPTSVAVSGAPDAIRALEEELRRAGTSTRALRVERAGHSVLMDPILAPLREAIRDITPLPFEVPFHSTALDGAVDPRVDADYWAHNLRNPVRFSPVVAALVEDGVDTFVEIGPHGTLRGAVEETALAQGTSVHVVDSLRRGESDTRSLLGSVASLFTHGVPLSWTTLFPDGARVVETPLVSWQKERYWLGTSTARESGGVPAETPQPTTTGTASADTAAPQATRDVVLGEIADMLGIPVRMFEPATRLQDFGLDSMLAIRLSNRMQTLFGHRVSPVEFLNGSTVKDMLERILELVGRPEETVPRDGAVETPADDRPTAVAYLSDEDAEELLTELVARKLLDPPAPDSRTPARESLRAALESEASFEVAPTGHGQASIWFMQQLSPDGVAYNLMCAARVRGTVDERALEQAVAAVVERHPALRTSFVEAGGRPHQLIWADPVYEFLTEDGSGLDDEELRDLLMEHGHVPLDLDQGPVFRVVLVSREAGDDYLLLVIHHVAADAASVDVVVRDLREFYGRALHGDLPPQEPVAPYTDFVAWEEAWLRGPQAEEALRWWADSLAAPPAHLDLPPRAGAQAPAKERAAGVSYAGADLTFRWTVDEARRLREFAVREGVSLSTLVLAGFFATLNRFAGAEDAVVATAIAQRGEAGRESAVGYYLNTALVRARPGDESSFRGLLQEVHAFSLGVLEHMNYPLDLLVSELNPPRIDGRSPWFDFAVNWLSGDAFTYANTLFHGAGEAEEPSGALPLVPVPLRRHIAKFDLEITMADVSDEVVGQVQYKPSLMERGTVTSLLECFHSVLFQSIDRPELPIAQLSPRYGSKERDL; translated from the coding sequence ATGCCGACTGATTCCAGTCCGCTCGATATCCATGGGATCAGAGACTTTCTTCTTTCCCGGCTCGCCGAGTCGCTCGGCGTTCCCCGCGACGAGGTGGATCCACGGGCGCCCCTGCATCGCCTCGGCCTGGACTCGGTGAAGGCCACGGCACTTGTCACCGCGCTGTCGGAATTCCTCGGCCGTACGGTTCCGGTCACCCTGGTGTGGGACCACCCGACGCCGGAGGAACTGTGCCGCGCACTCGCAAAGGGCCCGGACGACACCGGTGCCGCGGCGGACGGGGCGACACGCCCGGCGAGGACGTACGGCCCCCAGGAGCCGGTCGCCCTCGTGGGGATCGGGTGCAGGCTGCCGGGAGCGCCGGATCCGGCGTCCTACTGGCGGCTGCTCGTGGACGGCGGGGACGCCGTGGACAGGGTGCGATCCGCGCGGCGCGCGCTGGGGCCCGACGACGTGGCGGCCTCGTTCCGCTGGGGCGGTTACCTCGACGACATCGACATGTTCGATCCGCTGTTCTTCGGGATCTCACCCCGTGAGGCGGTCGCCATGGACCCCCAGCAGCGTCTGGTGCTGGAGCTGGCGTGGGAGGCGCTGGAGGACGCCGGTGTTCCGCCGGGCAGCCTCGTCGGCAGCGACACCGGTGTCTTCATGGGCTCCAGTTGGAGCGACTACGCGGCGATGGCGCATCAGTCCGGCTTCCGGCAGGACATCGGACCCCATACGGCGACGGGCACGCACGACAGCATCATCGCCAACCGGGTCTCGTACACCCTCGGGCTGCAAGGTCCCAGCATGGCCGTGGACACCGCCTGTTCGGCCTCGCTCGTCGCGGTCCACCTGGCCTGCCAGGCGATCCGCAGTGGCGAGAGCGAGCTGGTCCTCGCCGGTGGGGTCAATCTGAGTTTCTTCACCGACCACTTCCTGGCCATGGACCAGATCGGAGCCCTGTCCTCGGACGGCCGGATCAAGGCCTTCGACGCCCGTGCCGACGGCGCCGTGCGCTCCGAGGGGGCGGCGGTGGTCGTTCTCGCGCCGCTGCGCGTCGCCCTGGAGCGCGGGCTGCCCGTGTACTGCCTCATCCGCGGCAGCGCCGTCAACAACGACGGTCTGAGCAACGGGCTCACGGCTCCCAACCCCCGCGCCCAGGAAGCCCTGCTGCGTACCGCCTACCGCAGGGCCGGGGTCGCACCGGACCTGGTGGACTACGTCGAGTGCCACGGCACGGGCACCCCGCTGGGCGATCCGATCGAGGCGAAGGCGCTGGGGACCGTACTGGGCCGTGGCCGTGCGCCCGAGGACGCCCTGCGGATCGGTTCGGTGAAGACGAACATCGGGCACCTCGAACCCGCCGCGGGCATCGCGGGCCTGGTCAAGGTGGCCCTCGCCCTGCGCAACGGAGTTCTCCCGGCCAGCCTGCACTACACGAGCCCCAATCCACGGATCCCGTTCGCCGAGGCCGGTCTGCGCGTGCAGGACCGGACCACCCTGTGGCCCCGGCGCTCGGACGTGCGGCGCGCCGGAGTCAGCGCGTTCGGCTTCGGCGGCACCAACTGCCATGTCGTCGCCGAGGAGTTCCCCCAGACGGAGAACTCCCTCCTGCTGCTGGGCGAGGACTCCGCGCAGGCACTCGCCGACCGGGTCACCGCGCTCCGCGCCGAGCTGGACGACGACACCCCGGCCGACCTGCCGGCCCTGTGCCGGGAGGAGTCCGGTACGCGCGGCAGCGGCCGGTTCCGGCTCGCGGCGACAGCCGACGACCGGGCCGAATTGCGGGCCCAGCTCGACGCGTTCACGGCCGGCCGCCCCCACCCGGGCCTGGCCACGGGCGAGGGCGGTGAGGGTCGGCCGCGGGTGGCGTTCCTGTGTTCCGGGACCGGCAGCCAGTGGGTGGGGATGGGGCGGCGGCTGCTCGCGGGCATGCCCGCGTTCCGCCGGTCCCTGCTGCGCTCGGACGCGCGTATTCGGGAGCTGGCCGGCTTCTCCGTGGTCGACGAACTGCTCGCGGACGCCGCACACGCGCGGCTCGACGACATGGAGATCGTCCAACCGCTGCTGTTCTCCGTGCAGATCGGCCTCGCGGACGCCTGGCGCTCACTGGGCGTGGAGCCCGACGTCGTGCTCGGCCAGAGCATCGGCGAGTTCGCCGCCGCCCATGTCGCGGGGGCGCTCGACTTCGAGGACGCGACGCTGCTGGCGGTGCACCACGCGCGGCTCGTGCAGCGGCTCGCCGTGGGCCGCGGCGACACGATGGTGGTGGCGGCCGACGAGGAGCGGGTGGCGCCGCATCTCGCCGCCGTGGGCGGCGACCTCACGGTGGCCGGGCACAACGGCCCCACGTCCCTGCTGGTCTCCGGCGGGAGCGCGGAGCTGCAGGCGCTGACCGAGCTGCTGACGGCCGAGGGCGTGACCTGCCATCGCGTACGCATGGGCTACGCGTCGCACTCGCCTCAGGTGGAGCCCGTACTGGAGCCGTTGCGCGCCGCGCTCGAAGGGATCAGACCGGTCCGGCCTCGTGTTCCCCTGATCTCCACCGTCACCGGCGAGCTGATCGGGCCGGACGACCTCCTCGGCCCGGAATACTGGACGCGGAACGTCCGGAGCGGGACCAAGCTCATGCGTGCCGTGTTCACGCTGGCTGAGCAGGGTGTCGACGCCGTCGTGGAACTCAGCCCGCACCCGGTGCTGTTGAAGCCGGTGCGCGAGACGCTGGACGAGCGGGAGGTCCGCTGCCTCCCCTCGCTCCAGCGCGGCGTGGACGACGGCCGGAGCATGTTCCGCACGCTGGGCGAACTGCACGCCGCCGGGCTCCCCGTCACCGTCGGCCCCTCCGTCTCCGGGACTCGGGGACGCCATCTGGAGCCGGGCCGGCGGGCGGCGCTCACCCACGCCGGCCAGGCGTCCGTGCCCACCGAGCGGATGCAGCTCGTCCCCGTGACCGCCCACTCGGAGCAGGCCCTGCTGGACAGTTGCCGGGCGTTGTCCCAGCACGTCGAACGAGATGGCGGGCTCTGGCTGCCCGACCTCGCCCACACGCTCGCGGAGCGGCGCACCCACCACAGGCACCGCGTGGCGATCCTGGCCCGCGACCGGCAGGATCTCCTGGACGGACTCGCGCGGGTGAGCGCCAAAGAGCCGGACCTCGCCGTCACGCGGGGCGTGGTCGAGGGGCACCGCGAGCGGCGGGTGGCGTTCGTCTTCTCCGGAAGCGGCACCCAATGGCCGGGTATGGGCCGCGAACTGCTCCAGTGGCACACCGGTTTCCGGGAGCGGATGGAGGAGTGCGACGCCGCCGTGCGCACGGTGACGGGCTGGTCGGTGCTGGACGAGATGCTGGCGCCCCCTCAGACGTCACGGCTGTACGACGGGGACATCCAGCAGCCGGTGCTGTTCGCCCTCCAGGTCTCCCTGGCCCGGTTGTGGACCGATCTCGGCGTCGCACCCGTGGCGCTCGTCGGGCACAGTGTCGGCGAGGTGGCCGCGGCGTGCGTGGGCGGCGCGCTGTCGCTTCAGGACGGTGCCCGGATCGCCGCGGCCCGGTCGCACCTCATCCAGCACGAGGCCGGCCGGGGCGCCATGATCGTCGTGGAGTGGTCGGAAGACCTCCTCCCCCTCCTCGCCCGGTACGAGGGCGAGGCATCGATCGCGGCATACAACAGCCCCACCAGCGTGGCCGTCTCCGGCGCGCCGGACGCGATCCGCGCGCTGGAGGAGGAGCTGCGGCGGGCGGGCACCTCGACCCGCGCGCTCCGGGTCGAGAGGGCGGGTCACAGTGTGCTCATGGACCCGATCCTCGCACCGCTGCGGGAGGCCATCAGGGACATCACGCCGCTGCCGTTCGAAGTGCCGTTCCACTCCACCGCGCTCGACGGCGCTGTGGACCCGCGGGTCGACGCCGACTACTGGGCGCACAACCTCCGCAATCCCGTGCGGTTCTCGCCCGTTGTCGCGGCACTCGTCGAGGACGGTGTCGACACCTTCGTGGAGATCGGCCCGCACGGCACCCTGCGCGGAGCCGTCGAGGAGACGGCCCTGGCTCAGGGCACGTCCGTCCATGTGGTCGACTCCCTGCGTCGGGGCGAGAGCGACACCCGCAGTCTGCTGGGCTCCGTGGCCTCCCTGTTCACGCACGGTGTGCCCCTGTCATGGACCACGCTGTTCCCGGACGGCGCGCGGGTGGTGGAGACACCGCTCGTCAGCTGGCAGAAGGAGCGCTACTGGCTGGGGACGTCGACGGCGCGCGAGTCGGGCGGCGTCCCCGCCGAGACGCCGCAGCCGACCACGACCGGCACGGCCTCGGCGGACACGGCCGCGCCGCAGGCGACGCGGGACGTCGTCCTCGGCGAGATCGCCGACATGCTCGGGATTCCTGTCCGGATGTTTGAACCCGCCACCCGGCTGCAGGACTTCGGGCTGGACTCCATGCTGGCCATCCGCCTGAGCAACAGGATGCAGACGCTCTTCGGACACCGGGTGTCGCCGGTGGAGTTCCTCAACGGCAGCACGGTCAAGGACATGCTCGAACGCATCCTCGAACTCGTCGGCCGGCCGGAGGAGACCGTCCCGCGCGACGGCGCGGTGGAGACCCCGGCGGACGATCGGCCGACCGCTGTCGCGTACCTGTCGGACGAGGACGCGGAAGAGCTGCTGACCGAACTCGTCGCGAGGAAACTGCTGGATCCGCCCGCCCCGGACAGTCGGACGCCCGCGCGGGAGAGTCTGCGGGCCGCGCTGGAGAGCGAGGCGTCCTTCGAGGTGGCGCCCACCGGGCACGGGCAGGCCTCGATCTGGTTCATGCAGCAGCTGTCGCCCGACGGTGTGGCGTACAACCTCATGTGCGCCGCGCGGGTGCGCGGCACCGTGGACGAGCGGGCCCTCGAACAAGCCGTGGCCGCGGTGGTCGAGCGTCATCCGGCGCTGCGCACCAGCTTCGTCGAGGCGGGCGGACGGCCCCACCAGCTCATCTGGGCGGACCCGGTGTACGAGTTCCTGACGGAGGACGGCTCGGGCCTCGACGACGAGGAGCTGCGCGACCTGCTCATGGAGCACGGTCATGTGCCGCTCGATCTCGACCAGGGCCCCGTGTTCCGCGTGGTGCTGGTGTCTCGTGAGGCGGGGGACGACTACCTGCTTCTGGTCATCCATCACGTCGCGGCCGACGCCGCCTCCGTGGACGTCGTCGTACGCGATCTGCGTGAGTTCTACGGCCGGGCCCTGCACGGCGATCTACCGCCCCAGGAGCCGGTGGCCCCCTACACGGACTTCGTGGCCTGGGAGGAGGCGTGGCTGCGCGGTCCGCAGGCCGAGGAGGCGCTGCGCTGGTGGGCCGACAGCCTGGCCGCGCCGCCCGCCCACCTCGACCTGCCGCCGCGGGCCGGGGCACAGGCACCGGCGAAGGAGCGCGCCGCGGGCGTCAGCTACGCCGGTGCGGACCTGACGTTCCGCTGGACCGTGGACGAGGCGCGCCGGCTGCGGGAGTTCGCGGTGCGGGAGGGCGTCTCCCTCAGCACCCTCGTGCTGGCCGGCTTCTTCGCGACGCTGAACCGGTTCGCGGGCGCCGAGGACGCCGTCGTCGCCACGGCGATCGCCCAGCGGGGCGAGGCGGGCCGGGAGTCCGCCGTGGGCTACTACCTCAACACGGCGCTGGTACGGGCCCGGCCGGGCGACGAGAGCAGCTTCCGCGGGCTGCTCCAGGAGGTGCACGCCTTCTCGCTCGGCGTGCTGGAGCACATGAACTACCCCCTGGACCTGTTGGTGTCGGAGCTGAACCCGCCCCGCATCGACGGGCGTTCCCCCTGGTTCGACTTCGCCGTCAACTGGCTGTCCGGCGACGCCTTCACCTACGCCAACACGCTGTTCCACGGTGCCGGTGAGGCCGAGGAGCCGTCCGGGGCGCTGCCTCTCGTGCCCGTTCCGCTGCGGCGGCACATCGCGAAATTCGATCTGGAGATCACCATGGCCGACGTCTCGGACGAGGTGGTGGGCCAGGTCCAGTACAAACCGAGCCTGATGGAAAGAGGAACCGTGACGAGCTTGCTGGAGTGCTTCCACTCCGTGCTCTTCCAGTCGATCGACCGGCCGGAGCTGCCGATCGCGCAGTTGTCGCCCAGGTACGGCTCGAAGGAGAGGGACCTGTGA
- a CDS encoding non-ribosomal peptide synthetase gives MRPAANTLHGRFLEHAAKTPDAPAVFCDAGVLTYGELDRRSALLAEQLMLQGAGPGVVVGLCVERAANLFVCLLGILRAGASYLPLDPKYPDERLRFMVRDSGTGLLLTTPAARDRCPEGPAVLVLDGDSVTVVPGADGGRPVATVPDDIAYVIYTSGSTGQPKGVAIGHGNCAAMLAETDLLFAECDLSGVAAVSSICFDLAVMEIFTPLSRGGGVVLVDSAVHLPESPHLHRVTHLNTVPSVMAGLLDAGGLPPSLRTVVLGGEAVRRRLVDRVYRETRADRVFNGYGPTEGTVFCTFKLVPPDESGEPSIGAPSSTARLYVLDERLRPLPDGQPGELYLGGAGLAWGYVNRPRLTAERFVPDPHLDGERMYRTGDLARFLPNGELEFAGRADHQVKVRGYRIELEEAEAWLSGCPEVREAAVVVHTAEERPDAASLVAYVVPNDLPDTAATGSGPWLDPALQSRITDRLNELLPDYMVPETVVFLAAFPVSPNGKLDRTALPEPPTPDTPLALDAPTTPTETALAELWGELLGREPRTIGVRDAFYDLGGNSLLLVRLAKRMSRRFDRRVGVSDLFRFRDIESLAKWLDEDGGDATPDAVAEARRRASARRSVVRGRGRPAGG, from the coding sequence GTGAGGCCCGCGGCGAACACGCTGCACGGCAGGTTCCTGGAGCACGCGGCGAAGACCCCCGACGCGCCAGCGGTGTTCTGCGACGCGGGTGTGCTGACGTACGGCGAACTCGACCGGCGGTCCGCGCTCCTCGCCGAACAGCTGATGCTCCAGGGCGCCGGCCCCGGCGTCGTCGTCGGCCTGTGCGTCGAGCGCGCCGCGAACCTGTTCGTCTGTCTGCTGGGCATCCTGCGCGCGGGGGCGAGCTATCTGCCGCTCGACCCGAAGTACCCGGACGAGCGGCTGCGGTTCATGGTGCGGGACAGCGGGACCGGGCTGCTGCTGACGACGCCCGCGGCCCGGGACCGCTGCCCGGAGGGGCCCGCGGTGCTGGTGCTCGACGGTGACAGCGTCACGGTCGTGCCGGGGGCGGACGGGGGGCGGCCCGTGGCCACCGTTCCGGACGACATCGCCTATGTGATCTACACGTCCGGCTCGACCGGACAGCCCAAGGGGGTGGCGATCGGGCACGGCAACTGCGCGGCGATGCTGGCGGAGACGGACCTGCTCTTCGCGGAGTGCGATCTGAGCGGTGTCGCCGCCGTCAGCTCCATCTGCTTCGACCTGGCGGTGATGGAGATCTTCACACCGCTGTCCCGAGGCGGTGGCGTGGTCCTGGTGGACAGCGCGGTGCACCTGCCCGAGAGCCCGCATCTGCACCGGGTGACCCACCTCAACACGGTCCCCTCCGTCATGGCGGGCCTGCTCGACGCCGGCGGCCTGCCGCCGTCGCTGCGGACGGTGGTCCTCGGCGGGGAGGCGGTGCGGCGCCGACTCGTCGACCGGGTGTACCGCGAGACGCGCGCGGACCGGGTCTTCAACGGCTACGGCCCCACCGAGGGAACGGTCTTCTGCACCTTCAAGCTGGTCCCGCCCGACGAGTCCGGCGAGCCGTCGATCGGCGCTCCCTCGTCCACCGCCCGGCTCTACGTCCTGGACGAGCGGCTGCGCCCGCTGCCGGACGGGCAGCCGGGCGAGCTGTACCTGGGCGGGGCGGGCCTGGCCTGGGGCTATGTCAACCGGCCCCGGCTGACGGCGGAACGCTTCGTCCCGGACCCGCACCTGGACGGCGAGCGCATGTATCGCACGGGCGACCTCGCCCGCTTCCTGCCGAACGGCGAGCTGGAGTTCGCGGGACGCGCGGACCACCAGGTGAAGGTGCGCGGGTACCGTATCGAACTGGAGGAGGCCGAGGCCTGGCTGTCCGGCTGCCCCGAGGTCCGGGAGGCGGCGGTCGTGGTCCACACGGCCGAGGAGCGGCCCGACGCGGCCTCGCTCGTGGCCTACGTCGTACCGAACGACCTTCCGGACACGGCGGCGACCGGCTCCGGCCCCTGGCTGGATCCCGCCCTCCAGTCCCGGATCACGGACCGGCTGAACGAGCTGCTGCCCGACTACATGGTTCCGGAGACGGTGGTGTTCCTCGCCGCGTTCCCCGTGTCCCCGAACGGCAAGCTCGACCGGACGGCCCTGCCCGAACCGCCCACGCCCGACACGCCGTTGGCGCTGGACGCACCGACCACCCCGACCGAGACGGCGCTCGCCGAACTCTGGGGCGAACTCCTCGGCCGTGAGCCGCGGACGATCGGCGTGCGGGACGCCTTCTACGACCTCGGGGGCAATTCGCTGCTGCTGGTCCGGCTGGCCAAGCGGATGAGCCGGCGCTTCGACCGGCGGGTCGGGGTGTCGGATCTCTTCCGGTTCCGCGACATCGAGTCGCTCGCCAAGTGGCTGGACGAGGACGGCGGCGACGCGACCCCCGACGCGGTAGCGGAGGCCAGGCGCCGCGCCTCGGCCCGCCGGTCCGTCGTACGCGGCCGAGGCCGCCCGGCCGGCGGCTGA
- a CDS encoding beta-ketoacyl synthase N-terminal-like domain-containing protein codes for MNDSPEQEQEYDDGDVAIIGIACRYPGARDKEQFWDNLVHGRESITFLRTEEIEGDESLLNNPAYVRACAPLEGYDEFDPAVFGISDRVATLMTPEHRLFLESVWDVLEDAGYDPDRIQGEVGIYAGANPMTPAQYSSPPDWASVGPEVMDRSNSWFTDTMTSNALFYLGLTGEAVTVTAVCTGFHYSVHLACQSLLLGQTDMAVAGGTMVRLPQRRGYLWEEGRIGSRDGHCRPFDAKGTGTRLASGVATLLLKPLRQAVADGDHIYATVKGTAINNNGASAVSYGFAQPERLSACIAGAMHVGGVTPDTVSLYEANTFGLPITDGLEVRAAHLAFGKQTGPTSLGSVKGNIGHAGVAAGGSGTVKAALSLYHRQLVPTINLTEVDEDLDLPNTPFVPQLEGADWTPQAGVRRAGVTALGGGGYNAHLVLEEPPTRPERDPEARVARLVALSALDERGLVRRRAALREWIAAHPEARLDDICLSLGLGRRIMDRRWAAVVSTKEELAEALATESGGRVTSDGPAAHTDLAGLRQTDRGLVPDTSDGRRDEETLFRLAQAWTGGRPVDFAALYENGSARRVPLPGYPFERRRFWRTHW; via the coding sequence ATGAACGACAGCCCCGAGCAGGAACAGGAATACGACGACGGCGACGTCGCGATCATCGGTATCGCGTGTCGCTATCCCGGCGCCCGGGACAAGGAGCAGTTCTGGGACAACCTTGTCCACGGACGGGAATCGATCACCTTTCTCCGTACGGAGGAGATCGAAGGCGACGAGTCGCTGCTCAACAACCCGGCCTACGTACGGGCGTGCGCGCCGCTTGAGGGCTACGACGAGTTCGACCCGGCGGTCTTCGGCATCTCGGACCGGGTGGCGACGCTGATGACGCCCGAGCACCGGCTCTTCCTGGAGAGCGTCTGGGACGTCCTGGAGGACGCCGGCTACGACCCGGACCGTATCCAGGGCGAGGTGGGGATCTACGCCGGGGCCAATCCCATGACCCCGGCGCAGTACAGCTCCCCGCCGGACTGGGCGTCCGTCGGGCCCGAGGTGATGGACCGCAGCAACTCCTGGTTCACGGACACCATGACGTCGAACGCCCTGTTCTACCTCGGCCTGACCGGCGAGGCGGTCACCGTGACGGCGGTGTGCACCGGCTTCCACTACTCGGTGCACCTCGCGTGTCAGTCGCTCCTGCTGGGGCAGACGGACATGGCCGTCGCCGGCGGGACCATGGTCCGGCTCCCTCAGCGCCGCGGCTATCTGTGGGAGGAGGGCCGCATCGGGTCCCGGGACGGACACTGCCGTCCGTTCGACGCCAAGGGCACGGGGACGCGGCTCGCCAGCGGTGTCGCGACGCTCCTGCTCAAACCGCTGCGGCAGGCCGTCGCCGACGGCGACCACATCTACGCGACGGTGAAGGGCACCGCCATCAACAACAACGGCGCCAGCGCGGTGTCGTACGGCTTCGCCCAGCCCGAGCGGCTCAGTGCCTGCATCGCCGGTGCCATGCACGTGGGCGGCGTGACACCGGACACCGTGTCCCTGTACGAGGCCAACACCTTCGGTCTGCCGATCACCGACGGGCTGGAGGTCCGCGCGGCGCACCTCGCCTTCGGCAAGCAGACCGGCCCCACCTCCCTGGGCTCGGTCAAGGGGAACATCGGGCACGCCGGTGTGGCCGCCGGCGGCTCCGGCACGGTCAAGGCGGCGCTGTCGCTGTACCACCGGCAGCTGGTCCCGACGATCAATCTGACGGAGGTGGACGAGGACCTCGACCTCCCCAACACGCCGTTCGTGCCGCAGCTGGAGGGCGCGGACTGGACGCCTCAGGCCGGTGTGCGGCGCGCGGGCGTCACCGCGCTCGGCGGTGGCGGCTACAACGCGCACCTCGTCCTGGAGGAGCCGCCGACCCGCCCCGAGCGGGACCCCGAGGCCCGGGTGGCGAGGCTCGTCGCGCTGTCCGCGCTGGACGAGCGGGGCCTGGTCCGGCGGCGCGCGGCCCTCCGGGAGTGGATCGCGGCCCATCCCGAGGCACGGCTCGACGACATCTGTCTTAGTCTCGGGCTCGGGCGCCGGATCATGGACCGGCGCTGGGCGGCCGTGGTGAGCACCAAGGAGGAGCTGGCCGAGGCACTTGCGACCGAGTCCGGCGGCCGGGTGACCTCCGATGGTCCGGCGGCGCACACGGACCTGGCCGGGCTGCGGCAGACCGACCGCGGTCTCGTGCCGGACACGTCCGACGGACGCCGTGACGAGGAGACGCTGTTCCGGCTCGCCCAGGCCTGGACGGGGGGCCGGCCGGTGGACTTCGCCGCGCTGTACGAGAACGGGTCGGCCCGCCGGGTGCCCCTGCCGGGCTATCCGTTCGAGCGGCGGCGCTTCTGGCGCACCCACTGGTGA
- a CDS encoding cytochrome P450 translates to MTSSAVTADTLDPDTVDLADPATFADHDLSGFWRRLRDTRPVHWNPPTAERSGFWVLSRHEDIMAVHRDDENFTSERGNVLVTLLEGGDAGAGKMLAVTDGPRHEQLRKILLRSLGPRVLNPVAAAVRANTRRLVREAVARDECDFALEIANRIPMTTISNLLGVPESDRDYLLTLTKAALSADGDVLDEEESAVARNEILLYFLDLVEERRKAPGEDLISTLALSDVDGARLSDEDVVLNCYSLVIGGDETSRLTMIDSVYSLAAHPDQWRRLKNGDCSIDTAVDEVLRWASPSMHFGRSAVRDTEVGGVRIGENDIVTLWHSSANRDERVFDQPEVFDLGRTPNKHISFGYGPHFCVGSHLAKIEISELLMALRDFTTGFERTGEAPRVHSNLLNGFHSLPVRFFPDEAGLARADDERREVKR, encoded by the coding sequence ATGACGTCTTCTGCGGTCACTGCCGACACGCTCGACCCTGACACGGTCGACCTCGCCGACCCCGCCACCTTCGCGGACCACGATCTCAGCGGCTTCTGGCGCCGGCTGCGCGACACCAGGCCCGTGCACTGGAACCCGCCGACGGCCGAGCGGAGCGGCTTCTGGGTGCTCTCCCGGCACGAGGACATCATGGCCGTCCACCGCGACGACGAGAACTTCACCTCGGAGCGCGGCAACGTCCTCGTGACCCTGCTGGAGGGGGGTGACGCGGGGGCGGGCAAGATGCTCGCGGTCACCGACGGGCCGCGGCACGAGCAGTTGCGCAAGATCCTGCTGAGATCGTTGGGGCCCCGCGTACTGAACCCCGTGGCGGCGGCCGTCCGCGCCAACACCCGTCGGCTGGTGCGGGAAGCGGTGGCGCGGGATGAGTGCGACTTCGCGCTGGAGATCGCCAACCGCATCCCGATGACCACCATCTCCAATCTGCTCGGTGTGCCGGAAAGCGACCGGGACTATCTGCTGACCCTGACCAAGGCCGCGCTGAGCGCCGACGGTGACGTCCTCGACGAGGAGGAGTCGGCCGTCGCGCGCAACGAGATCCTGCTCTACTTCCTGGATCTGGTGGAGGAACGGCGCAAGGCGCCGGGCGAGGACCTGATCAGCACGCTGGCGCTCAGCGACGTCGACGGGGCCCGGCTGAGTGACGAGGACGTCGTCCTCAACTGCTACAGCCTCGTCATCGGCGGCGACGAGACCAGCCGGCTGACCATGATCGACAGCGTGTACTCACTCGCCGCGCACCCCGATCAGTGGCGGCGGCTCAAGAACGGGGACTGCTCGATCGACACGGCCGTCGACGAGGTGCTGCGCTGGGCGTCCCCGTCGATGCACTTCGGGCGAAGCGCGGTGCGTGACACGGAGGTGGGCGGTGTCCGCATCGGCGAGAACGACATCGTGACCCTGTGGCACTCCTCAGCCAACCGGGACGAGCGGGTGTTCGACCAGCCGGAGGTGTTCGACCTGGGACGCACCCCCAACAAGCACATCTCGTTCGGCTACGGCCCGCACTTCTGCGTCGGCTCCCATCTCGCCAAGATCGAGATATCCGAACTCCTCATGGCCCTGCGGGACTTCACCACGGGCTTCGAGCGCACGGGTGAGGCGCCGCGGGTCCACTCCAACCTGCTGAACGGGTTCCACAGCCTGCCGGTCCGCTTCTTCCCGGACGAGGCCGGGCTGGCACGAGCCGACGACGAACGAAGAGAGGTGAAACGGTGA